Genomic DNA from Pseudomonas sp. CCC3.1:
GCGACCATGGCGATTCACCTCGGGGTTAAAAACCTTGAAAACATCATTCGCGAGCTCACCCCGCATTACGGCAGCGATTGCCCGATTGCAGTGATCCATCGTGCCAGTTGGCCGGATCAGGATTGGGTGCAAGGCACGCTGGAGGACATTCTGGAAAAAGTTCAGGCCAAGGGTTTCAAGCGCACGGCGCTGATTCTGGTGGGTCGGGTGCTGGCCAGTGACACTTTTTCGGATTCGTCGCTGTATCGCGCCGGGCATGCGCATTTGTATCGGCCTTGAGCCCGCCCGCACTGTAGGGATGGGCCCTTTAAAAGATCAAAAGATCGCGAGGCAAGCTCGCTCCTACAAAGTGCAGGCATAAAAAAACGGTGCTCACGGGGCACCGTTTTTTCATTCACTGCGCAGTGAACACCCTGTTACTGATGACTCAGTAGTAGGCGTTTTCTTTCTGCGAGTGGTCGGTCACGTCACGTACGCCCTTGAGCTCGGGCACGCGCTCCAGCAGCGTGCGCTCGATGCCTTCGCGCAGGGTCACGTCGGCCTGGCCACAGCCCTGACAACCACCACCGAACTTGAGCACGGCGATGCCGTCTTCAACCACTTCGATCAGGCTGACCTGACCGCCGTGGCTGGCCAAACCCGGATTGATTTCGGTTTGCAGGTAGTAGTTGATGCGCTCGTTGATCGGGCTATCCGCATTGACCATCGGCACTTTGGCGTTGGGCGCCTTGATGGTCAACTGACCACCCATGCGATCAGTGGCGTAATCCACCACCGCATCTTCCAGGAACGCTTCGCTGAACGAATCGATCCACGCCGTAAAGCTTTTAAGGCCGATGGCGGTATCTTCAGGTTTCACTTCATTCGGCT
This window encodes:
- the nfuA gene encoding Fe-S biogenesis protein NfuA, encoding MSAITITDAAHDYLADLLSKQNTPGIGIRVFITQPGTQYAETCIAYCKPNEVKPEDTAIGLKSFTAWIDSFSEAFLEDAVVDYATDRMGGQLTIKAPNAKVPMVNADSPINERINYYLQTEINPGLASHGGQVSLIEVVEDGIAVLKFGGGCQGCGQADVTLREGIERTLLERVPELKGVRDVTDHSQKENAYY